Proteins from a single region of Candidatus Bipolaricaulota bacterium:
- a CDS encoding uracil-DNA glycosylase yields the protein MDQLLRISHAITLSSLEARVKGCTKCPLSASRTNVVFGEGNPHAAVMLVGEGPGEVEDQTGRPFVGPAGQKLTEVLASVGISRDEVYITNVVKCRPPGNRVPTKKEMEACWPYLEAQIALIKPGLIVTLGNTPTQWFVPTAGGITKVRGTFLPWRGGIQIFPMFHPSYLLRNPSRAKGSPKYLTWLDIKQVKNWIDEHARTEDA from the coding sequence ATGGACCAACTTCTGAGGATCTCGCACGCAATCACCCTAAGCAGCCTTGAGGCCCGCGTCAAGGGGTGTACCAAATGCCCGTTGAGCGCGTCGCGGACCAACGTCGTGTTCGGAGAAGGGAACCCGCATGCGGCGGTGATGTTAGTCGGTGAGGGACCGGGAGAGGTCGAGGATCAAACCGGCCGTCCGTTCGTCGGGCCCGCCGGCCAGAAGCTGACGGAGGTGCTCGCCTCGGTTGGAATCAGTCGGGATGAGGTTTACATCACAAACGTGGTTAAATGTCGCCCGCCGGGGAACCGCGTCCCCACAAAGAAAGAGATGGAGGCATGCTGGCCGTACCTCGAGGCGCAGATCGCGCTGATCAAACCGGGGTTGATCGTAACGCTGGGGAATACTCCTACACAATGGTTTGTGCCAACCGCGGGCGGGATAACCAAGGTACGAGGGACGTTCCTCCCGTGGCGCGGTGGGATTCAGATCTTCCCCATGTTCCATCCGAGCTACCTGTTGCGCAATCCGTCGCGGGCAAAGGGGAGTCCCAAGTACCTGACGTGGCTCGATATAAAGCAGGTGAAGAACTGGATCGATGAACACGCAAGGACCGAAGACGCTTGA
- a CDS encoding tetratricopeptide repeat protein translates to MNTQGPKTLEEQKSFVEDALTRAEEHRKRKEFKEGISLLVEALRYGIQKETIYFRLGNIYIDAGDLSRAEYAYKRALEVDPHHVNAMHNLAVVYKRQGKISLFVKTYKKAQRMELRRPRNVPLTPEDKTRLRRLGLRWMAAIFTGFIVLGAILYLILR, encoded by the coding sequence ATGAACACGCAAGGACCGAAGACGCTTGAAGAGCAGAAGTCGTTTGTGGAGGATGCTCTAACCCGAGCGGAGGAGCACCGCAAGAGGAAGGAATTCAAGGAGGGGATCTCCCTCCTGGTGGAGGCGCTCCGCTACGGAATCCAGAAGGAGACGATCTACTTCCGCCTCGGGAACATCTACATCGACGCCGGTGATCTATCGCGGGCAGAGTATGCGTACAAGCGAGCCCTCGAGGTCGATCCTCATCATGTAAACGCGATGCACAACCTGGCAGTGGTGTACAAACGCCAGGGGAAGATCTCCCTGTTCGTGAAGACGTACAAGAAGGCGCAGCGCATGGAGCTTCGCCGTCCCCGGAACGTCCCCCTCACTCCGGAGGACAAAACGCGGTTGCGTCGCCTCGGGCTGCGCTGGATGGCCGCTATCTTCACCGGTTTCATCGTCCTCGGGGCGATCCTCTACCTCATCCTGCGCTGA
- a CDS encoding translation initiation factor IF-2, with translation MPVTRKRIYTIAHELGITSKELIQKLEEMGMPGLKAANTVDEEEYALIVNLYKEETAPPKKEEKPQQEAKAKEEEAAPTAEKPQKRGVPRPPIVSVLGHIDHGKTTLLDAIRHSRVAAKEAGGITQKIGAYQAEINGQKITFIDTPGHKAFTGMRARGAQATDIAVLVVAADDGVMAQTVEAIDHIRAAGIPMIVAINKIDKPNADVTKVMNDLAKQGLTPEDWGGDTITVPISALKGEGIDDLLEMILLVAEMEDIRAEPNGPLEAIIIESHLSKGRGPVATAVIRNGTLRERDCIVAGTTYGRVKALIDETGKRVREAGPGKAVEILGLEEVPPVGTKVEVEKNLNAAKRLAAARQTAAARPRRSRATMSVEDLFREAAEEDKLQLIVKAASTGALEAVRREIEGMSGDEVKVEFIHTGVGTISESDVLLAASVTGNCLIIGFGVKPDPKAVRLAEQEGVSILTYDIIYDLLDEIERAIKRILGPEYKEVRLGEAEVRDVFKVPAGIVAGCYVTDGKIVRNGKVRVMRNGAEVHTGEIASLRRFNDDVREVQAGRECGIRIKDFEDVRIGDRLVVFTVEEVQS, from the coding sequence ATGCCTGTGACGAGAAAGAGGATTTACACTATAGCTCATGAACTCGGGATCACCAGCAAGGAGCTCATCCAGAAGCTGGAGGAGATGGGAATGCCCGGGCTCAAGGCGGCAAACACGGTCGACGAAGAAGAATACGCGTTGATCGTCAACCTGTACAAGGAAGAAACCGCTCCGCCCAAGAAGGAAGAAAAGCCGCAACAGGAAGCAAAGGCAAAGGAAGAAGAAGCGGCACCAACAGCAGAAAAACCACAGAAAAGAGGAGTTCCACGCCCTCCGATCGTTTCCGTCCTCGGGCACATCGACCACGGAAAGACGACCCTCCTCGACGCGATCCGGCACTCCCGCGTGGCGGCGAAGGAAGCCGGTGGAATCACGCAGAAGATTGGGGCGTATCAGGCGGAGATCAACGGGCAGAAGATCACGTTCATCGACACCCCGGGGCACAAGGCGTTCACCGGGATGCGGGCCCGGGGGGCGCAGGCGACCGATATCGCCGTCCTCGTCGTCGCCGCTGATGACGGGGTGATGGCCCAGACGGTAGAGGCAATCGACCACATCCGCGCCGCTGGGATCCCGATGATCGTGGCGATCAACAAGATCGACAAGCCGAACGCGGACGTGACCAAGGTGATGAACGACCTGGCCAAGCAGGGACTTACCCCGGAGGATTGGGGCGGAGACACGATCACTGTTCCCATCTCTGCCCTCAAGGGGGAGGGCATCGACGATCTGCTGGAGATGATCCTCCTCGTCGCTGAGATGGAGGACATCCGTGCCGAACCGAATGGTCCGCTCGAGGCGATCATCATCGAGAGCCACCTCTCCAAGGGGCGGGGACCGGTGGCAACGGCGGTGATCCGCAATGGAACGCTGCGCGAGCGAGACTGCATCGTCGCCGGGACCACCTACGGTCGGGTGAAGGCGTTGATCGACGAGACCGGAAAGCGCGTGCGGGAGGCGGGGCCGGGGAAAGCAGTGGAGATCCTCGGGCTAGAGGAGGTCCCTCCGGTTGGTACAAAGGTCGAGGTGGAGAAGAACCTGAACGCGGCGAAGCGGCTCGCCGCGGCCCGGCAGACGGCGGCGGCCCGGCCGCGCCGATCGCGGGCGACAATGTCGGTGGAAGACCTGTTCCGCGAGGCAGCGGAGGAGGATAAACTGCAGCTCATCGTCAAGGCCGCGTCCACCGGAGCGTTGGAAGCAGTCCGGCGTGAAATCGAGGGGATGTCCGGGGACGAGGTGAAGGTGGAGTTCATCCACACCGGGGTAGGGACGATCTCGGAGAGCGATGTCCTCCTTGCGGCGAGCGTGACCGGGAACTGTCTGATCATCGGGTTCGGGGTGAAGCCCGATCCGAAGGCCGTCCGGTTGGCGGAGCAGGAGGGGGTAAGCATCCTCACCTACGACATCATCTACGACCTGCTCGATGAGATTGAACGGGCGATCAAACGGATACTCGGTCCGGAATACAAGGAGGTTCGGCTCGGCGAGGCCGAGGTGCGCGATGTGTTCAAGGTTCCGGCCGGGATCGTCGCCGGTTGCTATGTAACCGACGGGAAGATCGTTCGCAACGGGAAGGTGCGGGTGATGCGAAACGGTGCTGAGGTCCATACCGGGGAGATCGCATCGTTGCGGCGGTTCAACGACGACGTACGCGAGGTGCAAGCGGGTCGCGAGTGCGGGATCCGGATCAAGGACTTCGAAGACGTGCGCATCGGCGACCGGCTCGTCGTCTTCACGGTGGAAGAGGTACAGTCCTGA
- a CDS encoding DUF503 domain-containing protein, whose protein sequence is MKVGVLTLVLRLPDAGSLKEKRSILHGLIAAVSRRGPAFAAAEVGDLDAHDRATIRIAHLSNDPRYTDAALRRLQAKLEDGRGYLVEEARLEIL, encoded by the coding sequence ATGAAGGTTGGGGTCCTTACCCTGGTCCTCCGGCTCCCGGATGCCGGATCGCTCAAGGAGAAGAGGTCGATTCTGCATGGGTTGATCGCCGCGGTATCTCGCCGGGGGCCGGCGTTCGCCGCGGCTGAGGTAGGAGACCTCGACGCCCACGACCGGGCGACGATCCGGATCGCCCATCTGTCGAACGATCCCCGCTACACCGACGCTGCCCTGCGCCGGCTGCAGGCGAAACTCGAGGACGGACGGGGATACCTAGTGGAAGAAGCGAGATTGGAGATCCTATGA
- the rbfA gene encoding 30S ribosome-binding factor RbfA produces MNDGRAHARLCAEIKREVSQIVEFEARDPILRDAIPTVMAVKLSVDARYAKVYVALAQGTREEKLEVMAAFRRDRGFFRTELARRLSLRYTPQLEFILDETVERAIRFEQILSREDDELGLV; encoded by the coding sequence ATGAACGACGGACGGGCACATGCGCGGTTGTGCGCTGAGATCAAGCGCGAGGTCTCCCAGATCGTCGAATTCGAAGCGCGCGATCCCATCCTTCGCGACGCCATTCCGACCGTGATGGCGGTAAAACTCTCGGTCGACGCCCGCTACGCCAAGGTGTACGTTGCCCTTGCTCAAGGGACGCGGGAGGAGAAGCTTGAGGTAATGGCTGCGTTCCGCCGCGATCGCGGTTTCTTCCGCACTGAGCTCGCCCGCCGCCTCTCCCTCCGTTACACCCCGCAGCTGGAGTTCATCCTCGATGAGACCGTCGAACGGGCGATTCGGTTCGAGCAGATCCTCTCCCGCGAAGACGATGAACTCGGCCTGGTTTAA
- the yjjX gene encoding inosine/xanthosine triphosphatase, giving the protein MRIHVGTENPLKTDAVAAAFRAAFPDSRIEVSSIRVHSGVPPQPFGEEVTDGAIARAKGARGDADFGVGIEAGLVRLPRLDDYLNLQVCAIIDRDGRMTVGTGPGFVLPPSLISALQAGSTLNREMSRISGIPEIKAKSGAVGYLSAGVIDRFEITYTAVLMALIPRIRPELYR; this is encoded by the coding sequence ATGAGGATCCACGTCGGCACGGAGAACCCACTCAAGACCGATGCAGTCGCCGCTGCGTTCCGTGCAGCATTTCCGGATTCCCGGATCGAAGTCTCCTCGATCCGGGTTCACTCCGGGGTGCCGCCGCAGCCGTTCGGAGAGGAGGTGACTGACGGAGCGATCGCCCGCGCGAAGGGCGCGCGCGGTGACGCGGACTTCGGGGTGGGGATCGAAGCAGGGCTCGTCAGGCTGCCGCGGCTGGATGATTACCTGAACCTGCAGGTGTGCGCGATCATCGATCGGGACGGAAGGATGACGGTGGGGACCGGACCCGGGTTCGTTCTCCCCCCTTCGCTCATCTCCGCCCTCCAGGCCGGTTCCACCCTGAATCGAGAGATGAGCCGCATCTCAGGGATCCCCGAGATCAAAGCGAAGAGCGGTGCCGTCGGCTACCTCTCCGCCGGGGTGATCGACCGGTTCGAGATCACCTACACAGCGGTACTGATGGCTCTGATTCCCCGGATCCGGCCCGAACTCTACCGGTAG
- a CDS encoding metallophosphoesterase family protein, whose protein sequence is MHTWKDWIALSAIIILLLIGIGLHQPAPPAFVRSPYLGFGADPTTTMMVSWKLDRPFPAVVRFGPQKEYEKTGKFTATVSVTADSATDNYVYHVPLTGLAPDTEYAYQVEIKAGLSSRKSEVGEFWTASSDLDRFVFDVYGDTRTYSDRHRMVIQAMAHDHPRFVVHTGDLVESGGVEALWDDRFFRAISSLADDAPFLTVLGNHEQNSPQYYEGFSLPPGGGRGNKEWWSIDYGTVHLVGLDTNVLTLPHGFKLNRDQIAWLKADLSAARKRGERFIFVFFHHPLFTSDREYSPGNTGLRQLWHPIFKEYGVTAVFCGHCHNYERLVEDGVNYIVTGGGGAPLNGFVDTPISGSVKRAELLHYVRVTITGDQAEIAMVPVGKVENEAVTPLPPEPFDSITISAPQTASAPVGS, encoded by the coding sequence GTGCATACCTGGAAGGATTGGATAGCCCTGAGTGCGATTATTATCCTGCTTCTCATTGGGATCGGATTGCATCAGCCTGCGCCTCCTGCGTTCGTACGCAGTCCGTATCTAGGGTTCGGGGCTGACCCAACGACTACGATGATGGTGAGCTGGAAACTGGATCGTCCGTTTCCGGCGGTTGTCCGCTTCGGCCCGCAAAAGGAGTACGAGAAAACAGGAAAGTTCACTGCAACAGTCTCCGTCACCGCTGATTCCGCCACGGACAACTATGTCTATCATGTCCCGTTAACCGGGCTTGCACCGGACACAGAGTATGCCTACCAGGTGGAGATAAAGGCCGGGCTCAGTTCGAGGAAGAGCGAGGTGGGGGAATTTTGGACGGCCTCTTCAGATCTGGATCGGTTCGTTTTCGACGTCTATGGAGACACCCGCACCTATTCCGATCGACACAGGATGGTGATCCAAGCGATGGCACACGACCATCCCCGCTTCGTGGTGCATACCGGCGATCTGGTGGAATCAGGTGGCGTAGAGGCGCTATGGGATGATCGGTTCTTCCGTGCGATATCCTCGTTGGCCGATGACGCCCCCTTCCTTACCGTCCTCGGCAATCACGAGCAAAATTCGCCGCAGTATTACGAGGGTTTCTCCCTTCCGCCCGGGGGAGGAAGAGGGAATAAGGAATGGTGGAGCATCGACTATGGGACTGTGCATCTCGTCGGACTCGATACGAACGTGCTTACTCTTCCTCATGGGTTTAAGCTAAACCGCGATCAGATCGCTTGGCTGAAGGCGGACCTCAGCGCGGCTCGGAAACGGGGGGAGCGGTTCATTTTCGTCTTCTTCCACCATCCTCTCTTCACATCTGACCGGGAATACTCGCCGGGGAACACCGGACTGCGGCAGCTCTGGCACCCGATATTCAAGGAATATGGGGTGACAGCGGTCTTCTGCGGGCACTGTCATAACTACGAGCGATTGGTTGAAGACGGGGTAAACTACATCGTCACCGGGGGCGGCGGGGCACCGCTGAACGGGTTTGTGGATACCCCCATCTCAGGCTCAGTGAAGCGCGCTGAGCTTCTTCACTACGTTCGCGTCACGATCACCGGGGATCAGGCGGAGATCGCGATGGTCCCAGTGGGAAAGGTGGAGAATGAGGCCGTTACCCCGCTTCCGCCCGAGCCATTCGACTCCATCACCATCTCTGCGCCCCAGACCGCTTCCGCTCCGGTGGGAAGTTGA
- a CDS encoding sugar ABC transporter permease, with translation MKKRPLSVRNLERYRSPKFWRDTAQAYLYLLPALVILGTFTFYPFIKAFWISFYHWKFRNSVFVGWENYIKIFHDDLFWLSLWHTVYYALGNVIPTMTLAMFIAVLLNSKIKGRSFFRTAFFLPYVTNTVAASMVFLWIYDRDYGLLNYFLHTLFHIQLIDWLNTPQFAMPAVILMGIWRFLGFDVVIFLAGLQNIDKMYYEAAEVDGATGWKKFRYITLPLLSPTTFFVFIISIIGAFKVFQEIYILWSGPGGGPLHSAMTVMIYFYNTAWGQWHLGRGAAVANILFVIIFIITLIQMRLSKRWVFYQ, from the coding sequence ATGAAGAAAAGACCTTTATCCGTAAGGAATCTGGAACGGTATCGCAGTCCTAAGTTCTGGCGCGATACAGCGCAGGCATACCTTTATTTGTTGCCCGCATTGGTTATATTGGGAACTTTTACTTTCTATCCTTTTATTAAAGCCTTCTGGATCAGCTTCTACCATTGGAAATTCCGCAACTCGGTCTTCGTTGGCTGGGAGAATTACATAAAAATATTCCATGATGATCTCTTTTGGCTTTCGTTGTGGCACACGGTCTATTATGCACTTGGAAACGTCATCCCCACGATGACGCTGGCGATGTTCATCGCTGTGCTCCTCAACTCCAAGATCAAGGGGCGCTCTTTCTTCCGCACCGCGTTCTTCCTCCCGTACGTGACGAATACGGTGGCAGCGTCGATGGTGTTTTTGTGGATATACGACCGCGATTACGGACTCCTCAACTATTTTCTCCACACCTTATTTCACATCCAGCTGATCGATTGGCTCAATACACCCCAGTTCGCCATGCCGGCGGTGATCCTCATGGGAATATGGCGTTTCCTTGGGTTTGATGTTGTGATATTCCTCGCCGGGCTGCAAAATATCGATAAAATGTATTACGAGGCGGCAGAGGTCGATGGAGCAACGGGATGGAAAAAGTTCCGTTATATCACGCTCCCGCTCCTCTCCCCGACCACGTTCTTCGTGTTCATCATCTCAATCATTGGGGCGTTTAAGGTATTCCAAGAAATATACATCCTGTGGTCCGGCCCGGGAGGAGGACCGCTGCACTCCGCGATGACGGTGATGATCTACTTCTACAACACGGCATGGGGACAGTGGCACCTCGGAAGAGGGGCGGCGGTGGCCAACATCCTGTTCGTCATCATCTTCATCATCACTTTAATCCAAATGCGGCTGAGCAAGCGCTGGGTGTTCTACCAATAA
- a CDS encoding ABC transporter substrate-binding protein: MFVAILSLLVFGAVVTGAADQVEITFWHAMSSGHQPTLQALADEFMQAHPDIKVTLVYQGHYGDLSQKLLSAVAAGTPPVMAQMYEDWTMKFIEADALVPLGPSISQDVIDDIPQSFIDSNTYVVNGEKVLMTLPFNKSAMVLFYNTDLVKNPPKTWDELLQTAKDLTVDSDGDGTPDQYGFGIRPYTEFFINFFHQAGGKILNDDMTKCLINSPEGIQAMEYLLNLKQYSLYQTSYLSGPFGNGKVAMYIGSSAGTPYVAKASEGKHGWMTAALPAGPKNGDGIIQGTNIGVFQLGTTQAQRDAAIEFAKFLISKEATLQWAEETGYLPIRKSVVASDEWKEFITQHPEAEASGQMALAGFVYPHHPNMYNIRQSIATAFEQVMLGKATPKEALDAAAQEIDTEYLGE; encoded by the coding sequence ATGTTCGTAGCGATCCTCTCACTGCTGGTGTTCGGAGCGGTGGTGACCGGAGCAGCGGATCAAGTTGAAATAACGTTCTGGCATGCGATGTCGAGCGGGCATCAGCCGACCCTGCAGGCGCTTGCCGATGAGTTCATGCAGGCACATCCTGATATCAAAGTTACGCTAGTCTATCAGGGACACTATGGAGATCTAAGCCAGAAGCTGTTGTCCGCGGTGGCTGCTGGCACCCCGCCGGTGATGGCGCAGATGTACGAGGATTGGACGATGAAGTTCATCGAGGCGGACGCTCTCGTCCCGCTTGGACCATCGATTTCACAGGACGTAATCGACGATATTCCACAATCGTTTATTGATTCGAATACCTATGTAGTGAACGGAGAGAAAGTCCTAATGACCCTCCCGTTCAACAAGTCGGCGATGGTCCTGTTCTACAACACCGACCTTGTCAAGAACCCGCCCAAGACCTGGGATGAGCTCCTGCAGACGGCGAAGGATCTCACCGTGGACAGTGACGGCGATGGCACTCCCGATCAGTACGGGTTTGGGATCCGACCGTACACCGAGTTCTTCATCAACTTCTTCCACCAGGCCGGTGGGAAGATCCTGAACGACGACATGACCAAGTGCCTGATCAACTCCCCGGAGGGGATTCAGGCGATGGAGTACCTCCTCAACCTGAAACAGTATAGCCTGTATCAGACGAGTTACCTCTCCGGTCCGTTCGGGAATGGTAAGGTGGCGATGTACATCGGTTCATCTGCTGGGACTCCGTACGTGGCCAAGGCAAGTGAAGGGAAACACGGTTGGATGACCGCGGCCCTTCCGGCTGGCCCGAAGAACGGGGACGGCATAATTCAGGGGACGAACATCGGCGTGTTCCAGCTGGGCACAACTCAAGCACAGCGGGATGCCGCCATTGAGTTCGCGAAATTCCTGATCTCCAAGGAGGCGACGCTTCAGTGGGCTGAGGAGACCGGCTACCTGCCGATTCGCAAGTCCGTGGTCGCTTCCGATGAGTGGAAGGAGTTCATCACTCAGCATCCGGAGGCGGAGGCAAGCGGTCAGATGGCCCTCGCCGGGTTCGTCTACCCGCATCATCCGAACATGTACAACATCCGGCAATCGATCGCGACCGCCTTCGAGCAGGTAATGCTCGGCAAGGCGACCCCCAAGGAAGCCCTGGACGCTGCGGCGCAGGAAATCGATACCGAGTACTTAGGAGAATAG
- a CDS encoding carbohydrate ABC transporter permease, whose product MQGYSYVIQRRVYLFTTYFLLLLGATVMILPFLWMISTAVKPANEVLIMPPKWIPSHFEWSNFVKAWNAAPFGRYFLNSFFIAIATTVSEVVTTIFAAYAFAKMDFFGKKPLFLAFLGTMMIPGEMLLVPNFILMTRLHWIDTYYALIIPWITSVFGIFLLRQFFMTIPDDLWDAARIDGCGRLRFLWRIMVPLSRPGITSVALFKFIGSWNAFLWVLIMTNNPNMRTVPVGLSFFRSDVGTDYELLMSASFMAMLPILILFFVAQKQFIQGIARSGLK is encoded by the coding sequence ATGCAGGGATACTCTTACGTGATCCAACGGCGCGTCTATCTATTTACGACGTATTTCCTGTTGCTGCTCGGGGCAACGGTGATGATCCTCCCCTTCCTGTGGATGATCTCCACCGCGGTTAAGCCGGCGAACGAAGTTTTGATAATGCCTCCCAAATGGATCCCCTCTCACTTTGAATGGAGCAACTTCGTCAAGGCGTGGAACGCGGCACCGTTCGGTCGTTACTTCCTCAACAGCTTTTTCATCGCGATCGCAACCACCGTGAGCGAGGTGGTCACCACGATCTTCGCTGCCTACGCGTTCGCCAAGATGGATTTCTTCGGCAAAAAACCGTTATTCCTCGCATTTTTAGGGACAATGATGATCCCAGGGGAGATGCTCCTCGTCCCCAACTTCATCCTGATGACGCGCCTGCATTGGATCGATACCTACTACGCGCTCATCATCCCGTGGATCACCTCGGTGTTTGGGATATTCCTCCTGCGCCAGTTCTTTATGACCATTCCGGATGACTTGTGGGACGCGGCACGGATCGACGGGTGCGGGAGACTGCGGTTTCTGTGGAGGATTATGGTCCCTCTTTCCCGTCCTGGGATTACCAGTGTAGCCCTGTTCAAGTTCATCGGAAGTTGGAATGCATTCCTGTGGGTGTTGATCATGACGAACAATCCGAACATGCGCACTGTCCCAGTGGGATTGTCCTTCTTCCGCTCGGACGTGGGCACAGATTACGAACTTCTGATGAGCGCCTCGTTCATGGCGATGCTTCCGATACTGATCCTGTTCTTCGTAGCCCAGAAGCAGTTCATCCAGGGGATAGCCAGGAGCGGCTTGAAATAA
- a CDS encoding thymidine kinase — protein MVGRLEVITGCMFSGKTEELIRRLERVRIARGKILLFKPTIDNRYSDTAVVTHYGREFPAHLLPPGEETLETLLEIAGEEALAESTVIAFDEGNFFSDRFPGLCEELVEMGKRVIVAGLDLTFAGEPFGPMPTLMALADQVDKLHAVCVKCGAPATRSQRLIDGRPAPPDDAVIKIGGQEVYEARCRNCYEKGDFSKTT, from the coding sequence ATGGTAGGACGGTTGGAAGTGATCACCGGGTGCATGTTCTCCGGGAAGACGGAGGAGCTGATCCGCCGCCTTGAGCGGGTGCGGATCGCCCGCGGGAAGATCTTGTTGTTCAAGCCAACGATCGACAATCGCTACAGCGATACGGCGGTGGTGACCCACTACGGCCGTGAGTTTCCCGCCCACCTTCTCCCCCCGGGCGAGGAGACGCTGGAAACGCTGCTCGAAATAGCGGGCGAGGAAGCGCTTGCGGAAAGCACGGTGATCGCGTTCGACGAGGGGAACTTCTTCTCGGACCGGTTTCCGGGGCTGTGCGAGGAACTGGTCGAGATGGGGAAGCGGGTGATCGTCGCCGGACTCGATCTCACGTTTGCCGGGGAGCCGTTCGGCCCGATGCCGACATTGATGGCCCTCGCTGATCAGGTGGACAAGCTGCACGCGGTGTGCGTTAAGTGCGGGGCGCCGGCGACCCGTTCCCAGCGCTTGATCGATGGAAGGCCCGCCCCTCCGGACGATGCGGTGATCAAGATCGGTGGGCAGGAGGTGTATGAAGCAAGATGCCGGAACTGCTACGAAAAAGGCGATTTCAGTAAGACAACTTGA
- a CDS encoding ABC transporter ATP-binding protein, with translation MTSGSSGHGTNSNRGATPTAEYAIELRGIVKRFPGVVANDGVDLKVRRGEIHCLLGENGAGKTTLMRILYGLYRPDAGEILLNGTPIMFHSPRDALAHRIGMVHQHFRLVPTLTVEENVLLGLNEGTGPFLNLRKVRAKIKKISEDYGLPVDTRARVWQLSVGQQQRVEIIKALYRDADVLIMDEPTSVLTPQEVDQLFSTLRHLVDAGLTVIFITHKLDEVMEISDRVTVLRKGKAVAAVDTADTNKAELARLMVGREVVFRLEKKPLHRGELLLEVRDIHALNDRGLPALRGVSFELYAGEILGVAGVSGNGQRELAEVLTGLRRVTRGRIVLNGKPMTNRSAREIADMQVAHIPTERKRMGTVPNMSIKENLILKSYRHPPFARGLFVDYQKAKENARRLMQEYKIIAPNEETAVKLLSGGNIQRVVLARELSGKPRLIIAAHPTYGLDVGATEQVREILLEQRDTGAGVLLISEDLEEVMTLSDRIMVMFSGEVMGIIDAAEAKIEEIGLMMAGEKREGVQSGTSAKVA, from the coding sequence ATGACCTCCGGTAGCTCTGGCCACGGAACGAACTCGAACAGGGGTGCCACGCCTACCGCTGAATACGCGATCGAGCTGCGCGGAATCGTAAAGCGGTTTCCCGGGGTGGTGGCAAACGATGGGGTCGATCTCAAGGTCCGCCGTGGGGAGATCCACTGCCTGCTCGGGGAGAACGGGGCGGGGAAGACGACCCTGATGCGCATCTTGTACGGTCTTTACCGCCCGGACGCCGGAGAGATTCTGCTGAACGGAACCCCGATCATGTTCCACTCCCCGCGGGATGCCCTTGCCCATCGGATCGGGATGGTGCACCAGCACTTCCGGTTGGTTCCCACCCTCACGGTGGAGGAGAACGTCCTCCTTGGCCTCAACGAGGGGACCGGACCGTTCCTCAACCTGCGCAAGGTCCGGGCGAAGATCAAGAAGATCTCGGAGGACTACGGCCTCCCGGTCGACACCCGCGCCCGCGTCTGGCAGCTTTCAGTCGGGCAACAGCAGCGGGTGGAGATCATCAAGGCACTGTATCGCGACGCTGACGTCCTGATCATGGACGAGCCGACGAGCGTCCTTACCCCACAGGAGGTCGACCAGCTCTTCTCCACCCTGCGCCACCTCGTCGACGCCGGGCTGACCGTCATCTTCATCACCCACAAGCTCGACGAGGTGATGGAGATCAGCGACCGCGTCACCGTGCTCCGCAAAGGAAAAGCGGTGGCCGCAGTGGATACAGCGGATACGAACAAAGCTGAGCTCGCGCGGTTGATGGTCGGACGCGAGGTTGTCTTCCGGTTGGAGAAGAAACCCCTCCACCGCGGGGAGCTGCTCCTCGAGGTGAGGGATATACACGCCCTCAATGATCGGGGATTACCCGCCCTGCGTGGTGTCTCGTTCGAACTGTACGCTGGTGAGATCCTCGGGGTCGCCGGGGTATCGGGAAACGGGCAGCGGGAGCTGGCCGAGGTGCTGACCGGGTTACGCCGGGTGACCCGCGGGCGGATCGTTCTGAACGGAAAGCCGATGACCAATCGCTCGGCGCGCGAGATCGCCGACATGCAGGTCGCCCATATCCCCACCGAGCGAAAGCGGATGGGAACGGTGCCCAACATGAGCATCAAGGAGAATTTGATCCTGAAGTCGTACCGTCATCCGCCGTTTGCCCGCGGGCTGTTCGTCGATTACCAGAAGGCGAAGGAGAACGCGCGGCGCCTGATGCAGGAGTACAAGATCATCGCTCCGAATGAGGAGACGGCGGTAAAGCTCCTCTCCGGGGGGAACATCCAGCGGGTGGTGTTGGCGCGCGAGCTCTCGGGCAAACCACGCCTGATCATCGCTGCCCACCCGACCTACGGCCTCGACGTCGGAGCCACGGAGCAGGTGCGCGAGATCCTCCTCGAGCAGCGGGATACCGGTGCCGGAGTACTCCTCATCTCGGAGGACCTAGAGGAAGTGATGACCCTGTCCGACCGGATCATGGTGATGTTCTCCGGAGAGGTGATGGGGATCATCGATGCCGCGGAGGCGAAGATCGAGGAGATCGGGCTGATGATGGCCGGGGAAAAGAGAGAAGGGGTACAGAGTGGTACAAGCGCCAAAGTGGCTTAG